A section of the Streptomyces xinghaiensis S187 genome encodes:
- the manA gene encoding mannose-6-phosphate isomerase, class I — MDRLVNTVRPYAWGSTTAIPELLGTEPTGEPQAELWMGAHPGAPSRLDRGAGPVPLSQVIDADPAGELGEQVAERFGPRLPFLLKLLAAASPLSLQVHPDRAQAAAGFAGEESRGVPADAPHRNYKDANHKPELICALSPFEGLCGFRPAAATAALLDGLGVDSLKPYGDILRAEPESGALREVLTAVLTADREVMAETVRQAGRAAERLAQSPGPHRETYAAHASIARHHPGDPGVIAAMLLNHVRLQPGEALYLGAGVPHAYLEGFGVEVMANSDNVLRCGLTPKHIDVPELLRVTRFEPTAPGVLRPEAVNGEETYETPAEEFRLSRFARAEGEAPRQLPSGRPQILLCTAGSVLLTTDDGHRLELRPGDSAYAAAGESAELSGAGTVFRATVAP, encoded by the coding sequence ATGGACCGCCTCGTCAACACCGTGCGCCCCTACGCCTGGGGCTCCACCACCGCCATCCCGGAACTGCTCGGCACCGAACCGACCGGTGAGCCGCAGGCCGAACTCTGGATGGGCGCCCACCCCGGAGCCCCGTCCCGGCTGGACCGCGGTGCCGGCCCCGTGCCGCTCTCCCAGGTGATCGACGCCGACCCGGCCGGCGAGCTGGGCGAACAGGTGGCCGAACGCTTCGGCCCGCGCCTGCCGTTCCTGCTCAAGCTGCTCGCGGCGGCCTCACCGCTCTCCCTCCAGGTACACCCCGACCGCGCACAGGCGGCGGCGGGCTTCGCCGGCGAGGAGAGCCGGGGCGTCCCGGCGGACGCCCCGCACCGCAACTACAAGGACGCCAACCACAAGCCCGAACTGATCTGCGCCCTCTCGCCGTTCGAGGGCCTGTGCGGCTTCCGCCCGGCCGCCGCGACCGCCGCGCTGCTCGACGGCCTCGGCGTGGACTCCCTCAAGCCCTACGGGGACATCCTGCGCGCCGAGCCGGAGAGCGGTGCCCTCCGCGAGGTCCTCACCGCCGTCCTCACCGCGGACCGCGAGGTGATGGCCGAGACCGTCCGCCAGGCCGGGAGGGCCGCCGAACGGCTCGCCCAGAGCCCGGGCCCGCACCGCGAGACCTACGCCGCCCACGCCTCGATCGCCCGGCACCACCCCGGCGACCCCGGCGTCATCGCGGCCATGCTGCTCAACCACGTGCGGCTCCAGCCCGGTGAGGCGCTCTACCTCGGCGCCGGGGTGCCGCACGCCTACCTCGAGGGGTTCGGCGTGGAGGTGATGGCCAACTCCGACAACGTCCTGCGCTGCGGTCTCACCCCCAAACACATCGACGTGCCGGAACTCCTCCGCGTCACCCGCTTCGAGCCCACCGCCCCCGGCGTCCTCCGCCCCGAGGCGGTGAACGGCGAGGAGACCTACGAGACCCCGGCCGAGGAGTTCCGGCTCTCCCGCTTCGCCCGCGCCGAGGGCGAGGCGCCCCGTCAACTGCCCTCCGGCAGGCCGCAGATCCTCCTCTGCACGGCCGGGTCGGTGCTGCTCACCACGGACGACGGCCACCGCCTGGAGCTCCGGCCCGGTGACTCCGCGTACGCGGCGGCGGGTGAGTCCGCCGAACTCTCCGGCGCCGGAACGGTCTTCCGGGCGACCGTGGCGCCCTGA
- a CDS encoding cation diffusion facilitator family transporter: protein MSASGGTKAIVAALAANLAIAVAKFVAFIFSGSSSMLAESVHSLADSGNQGLLLVGGKRAQREATPQHPFGYGRERYIYAFLVSIVLFTVGGMFALYEGYEKIQHPHELEHWYWPVGVLVFAIIAEVFSFRTAIKESNAIRGEQSWIQFVRHAKAPELPVVLLEDLGALVGLILALGGVGMALATGEGVWDGIGTLCIGVLLILIAIVLAVETKSLLLGEAAGTDAVERISTALVDGDTVTGVIHMRTLHLGPDELLVAAKVAVGRDDTAQEIAAAIDAAEARVREAVPIARVIYLEPDIYRAPAVK, encoded by the coding sequence ATGAGTGCGTCAGGCGGAACCAAGGCGATCGTGGCCGCGCTGGCCGCGAATCTGGCCATCGCGGTGGCCAAGTTCGTGGCCTTCATCTTCAGCGGTTCCTCGTCGATGCTCGCGGAGAGCGTGCACTCGCTGGCCGACTCCGGCAACCAGGGACTCCTGCTGGTCGGCGGGAAGAGGGCCCAGCGCGAGGCGACCCCGCAGCACCCCTTCGGCTACGGCCGCGAGCGGTACATCTACGCCTTCCTCGTCTCCATCGTGCTCTTCACGGTCGGCGGCATGTTCGCGCTCTACGAGGGCTACGAGAAGATCCAGCACCCGCACGAACTGGAGCACTGGTACTGGCCCGTCGGCGTCCTGGTCTTCGCGATCATCGCCGAGGTGTTCTCCTTCCGGACCGCCATCAAGGAGTCCAACGCGATCCGGGGCGAGCAGTCCTGGATCCAGTTCGTCCGCCACGCCAAGGCCCCCGAGCTGCCGGTCGTGCTGCTGGAGGACCTGGGTGCGCTCGTCGGCCTGATACTCGCCCTGGGCGGTGTCGGCATGGCCCTCGCCACCGGCGAGGGCGTCTGGGACGGCATCGGCACCCTCTGCATCGGCGTGCTGCTGATCCTGATCGCCATCGTGCTGGCGGTGGAGACCAAGTCCCTGCTGCTCGGCGAGGCCGCGGGCACGGACGCGGTCGAGAGGATCAGCACGGCCCTGGTCGACGGCGACACCGTCACCGGCGTCATCCACATGCGCACCCTGCACCTGGGCCCGGACGAGCTGCTGGTCGCCGCCAAGGTCGCGGTCGGGCGGGACGACACCGCCCAGGAGATCGCCGCGGCCATCGACGCCGCGGAGGCGCGCGTCCGCGAGGCCGTGCCCATCGCCCGCGTGATCTACCTGGAGCCGGACATCTACCGGGCCCCGGCCGTCAAGTAG
- a CDS encoding fructose PTS transporter subunit IIA, producing MLSGHLDARTVREWITADGKEAAIRELTGLLAASGRVADEEALTAAVLAREAQGGTGLGEGIAVPHAKTDAVTAPVVGFTRSADGVDWGAPDGTGALLIFVIAVPETAAGDEHLRILALLSRALMDPAFRERLLEASGTGEILRVLSEVG from the coding sequence GTGCTGTCCGGCCATCTCGACGCCCGGACCGTACGCGAGTGGATCACCGCCGACGGCAAGGAGGCGGCGATCCGGGAGCTGACCGGGCTGCTGGCTGCGTCCGGCCGGGTGGCCGACGAGGAGGCGCTGACCGCGGCCGTGCTGGCCCGCGAGGCGCAGGGCGGCACCGGGCTCGGCGAGGGGATAGCCGTACCGCACGCCAAGACGGACGCGGTGACCGCACCGGTGGTGGGTTTCACGCGGTCGGCGGACGGTGTCGACTGGGGGGCGCCGGACGGCACCGGGGCCCTGCTGATCTTCGTGATCGCCGTACCGGAGACGGCGGCCGGGGACGAGCATCTGCGGATCCTCGCCCTGCTGTCCCGCGCGTTGATGGACCCGGCGTTCCGGGAGCGGCTGCTGGAGGCGTCCGGTACCGGGGAGATCCTGCGGGTGCTGTCCGAGGTCGGCTGA